In Synechococcus sp. Nb3U1, one DNA window encodes the following:
- a CDS encoding cellulose biosynthesis cyclic di-GMP-binding regulatory protein BcsB: MTVAYHWQYWGLLAAGLTCWGALPATAQREETISLQTLGYSRSVVLQGASPEFNLGIPAPIGGLDPSASFVQLRLDPSPVLDPESTVRVLINREPVRVFSIGQLRANPVVQVPIPDLPPGERFINLSVQPFLTISGDICQDINTGNLFLIVGRDSFFQVVPRIPESTVADFFRPLYNQLSLVVPADLSPESAQAALWLYSLLAHQFPETPILWTKGSGSGPRVVLESPDFAPQLQRQGSTLRVAASPEAIRALAAEWGRPGLLSGSVPLNSAPASAPIPLGSRRSLRQLGFGDPTLRGIGTQSLLLNFDLAQLGGRPRDLALQLNAVMTSVEGRLGDRLNGLVFLNGVLLQTYNLTGRTQLNESLRLPSGLLRRANTLELRFDYAPSQGSCRGALTPLTLQLRGDSSAFSWSGYEAPVGELQEIPALLEGSGQLFLGDPDLLASAAYLLGALSRLSPQPLLPTLQLLSEPVSRSPLGDAAWGLIVAGPEQVDLNTPIRLGSQFEILNPLNQQAVLAVQPEDELGLLQYFLLGGKPTLWLSWWGSNPTLAERLSRSLADPRTLLASQMQGNVVTAYAAAPDLTQVQSWDLSGQTYQVRYPDRLDWRLLLWRYRFLLVIAVALLGAGVAWSLYRRLARLPEVPTPPPQD; this comes from the coding sequence GGAGCTAGCCCGGAATTCAATCTCGGCATCCCTGCCCCCATTGGAGGGCTCGACCCCTCTGCCAGCTTTGTGCAGTTGCGCTTGGATCCGTCGCCAGTGTTGGATCCGGAATCCACGGTGCGGGTTTTGATCAACCGGGAGCCGGTGAGAGTGTTCTCCATTGGGCAGTTGCGGGCCAACCCGGTTGTGCAGGTGCCAATCCCAGATTTGCCTCCTGGGGAGCGCTTCATTAACCTGTCGGTGCAACCATTCTTGACCATCAGCGGAGATATTTGTCAGGACATCAACACCGGAAACCTGTTCTTGATTGTAGGACGCGATAGCTTCTTTCAGGTGGTGCCCCGTATCCCCGAAAGCACGGTAGCCGATTTTTTTCGCCCCCTCTACAACCAGCTTAGCTTGGTAGTGCCCGCTGATCTCAGTCCAGAATCTGCCCAAGCTGCCCTTTGGCTCTACAGCCTGCTTGCCCATCAGTTTCCTGAAACCCCGATCCTCTGGACGAAGGGTTCCGGCAGTGGTCCACGGGTGGTTTTGGAGTCACCTGACTTCGCTCCACAGCTTCAGCGTCAGGGATCCACCTTGCGGGTGGCAGCCAGTCCAGAGGCGATCCGGGCCTTGGCTGCTGAGTGGGGGCGTCCTGGTCTCCTGAGCGGGTCTGTCCCACTTAACTCGGCACCCGCCAGCGCACCCATACCTTTGGGCAGCCGCCGCAGCCTCCGGCAATTGGGGTTTGGGGATCCCACCCTGCGCGGCATTGGCACCCAATCTTTGTTGTTGAACTTCGATCTGGCTCAGTTGGGTGGCCGACCGCGGGATCTAGCCTTGCAACTCAACGCCGTCATGACATCAGTTGAGGGTCGGCTTGGGGATCGGCTAAATGGCTTGGTATTTTTGAATGGAGTATTGCTGCAAACCTACAACCTGACGGGGCGTACCCAACTGAATGAAAGCCTTCGGCTGCCCTCCGGGTTGTTGCGCCGTGCCAATACCCTAGAGCTGCGCTTCGATTATGCTCCCAGCCAAGGCAGTTGTAGGGGAGCCCTGACCCCATTGACCCTACAGCTACGGGGAGATAGCTCTGCCTTCAGTTGGAGTGGGTATGAGGCCCCGGTTGGGGAGCTGCAGGAAATTCCCGCCCTTCTGGAGGGATCCGGCCAACTGTTTCTGGGGGATCCCGACCTGCTCGCCAGTGCCGCGTATCTACTGGGAGCCCTGAGTCGGTTGTCTCCTCAGCCGCTGCTACCCACCCTACAACTGTTGTCTGAGCCGGTATCCCGCTCTCCACTGGGGGATGCCGCCTGGGGATTGATCGTGGCTGGGCCGGAACAAGTGGATCTCAACACCCCGATTCGTCTGGGATCCCAGTTTGAGATCCTTAACCCCCTCAATCAACAGGCAGTGCTAGCCGTTCAACCGGAAGATGAACTGGGCCTGCTGCAATACTTTTTGCTCGGGGGCAAACCCACCCTCTGGCTCTCCTGGTGGGGATCCAATCCGACCCTAGCCGAGCGGTTGAGCCGTTCTCTTGCGGATCCCCGTACTCTTTTGGCCAGCCAAATGCAGGGGAATGTGGTCACTGCCTATGCCGCAGCCCCCGATCTGACCCAGGTACAAAGCTGGGATCTGAGTGGCCAAACCTATCAAGTGCGCTACCCAGACCGCCTGGACTGGCGGCTACTATTGTGGCGATATCGGTTCTTGCTGGTGATTGCGGTGGCGCTCCTGGGGGCAGGAGTTGCCTGGAGCCTCTACCGACGCCTAGCCCGTCTGCCAGAGGTGCCCACCCCCCCACCCCAAGACTGA